From Pseudomonas sp. stari2, a single genomic window includes:
- a CDS encoding alpha/beta fold hydrolase, which translates to MSVSLTRWLPGLLLTAALPLFAHAEGAQYGPELQGFDYPYTLKHFAFQSQGQSLQMGYMDVAAHGKANGRTVVLMHGKNFCGASWDSSIQALSEAGYRVVAPDQIGFCTSSKPDHYQYTFQQLAANTQQLLKALGIQKATLLGHSTGGMLATRYALQYPDQVEQLALVNPIGLEDWKALGVPYRSVDQWYQRELKVSAQGIRDYERSTYYDGRWKPEFDRWVDMLAGLSNGPGKTQVAWNSALIYDMIFTQPVYYEFKDLKMPTLLLIGTSDTTAIGKDIAPPEVKAKIGHYEVLGKQVAKLIPQSTLVEFPGLGHAPQMEEPAQFHKALLGWLNKTNPVR; encoded by the coding sequence ATGTCTGTGTCGCTGACCCGCTGGCTGCCCGGCCTGCTGTTGACCGCTGCCCTGCCCCTGTTCGCCCATGCCGAAGGCGCGCAATACGGCCCGGAACTGCAAGGTTTCGATTATCCCTACACTCTCAAGCACTTTGCCTTTCAGTCCCAGGGCCAGTCTCTGCAAATGGGTTACATGGACGTCGCCGCCCACGGCAAGGCCAACGGGCGCACCGTGGTGCTGATGCATGGCAAGAATTTTTGCGGCGCTAGCTGGGACAGTTCGATCCAGGCCTTGAGCGAGGCCGGTTACCGGGTGGTTGCCCCGGATCAGATCGGTTTCTGTACCTCCAGCAAACCCGATCATTACCAGTACACGTTCCAGCAACTGGCGGCCAACACCCAGCAATTGCTCAAGGCGCTGGGCATCCAGAAAGCCACCCTGCTCGGCCACTCCACCGGCGGCATGCTCGCCACCCGCTACGCCCTGCAATACCCGGATCAGGTCGAGCAACTGGCACTGGTCAACCCGATCGGCCTGGAAGACTGGAAAGCCCTCGGAGTACCGTATCGCAGCGTTGACCAGTGGTATCAGCGTGAACTGAAAGTCTCCGCCCAGGGCATCCGTGACTATGAACGCAGCACCTATTACGACGGTCGCTGGAAACCTGAATTCGACCGCTGGGTGGACATGCTCGCCGGCCTGAGCAATGGCCCGGGCAAGACTCAGGTCGCATGGAACTCTGCGCTGATCTACGACATGATCTTCACCCAGCCGGTGTACTACGAGTTCAAGGACCTGAAGATGCCGACCCTGTTGCTGATCGGGACCTCCGACACCACAGCCATCGGCAAGGACATTGCGCCACCCGAGGTGAAAGCGAAAATCGGCCACTACGAGGTGCTGGGCAAGCAGGTCGCCAAGCTGATTCCGCAGTCCACGCTGGTGGAGTTCCCCGGCTTGGGCCATGCCCCGCAGATGGAAGAACCGGCGCAGTTCCACAAGGCGCTGCTCGGCTGGCTGAACAAAACCAATCCCGTTCGTTGA
- a CDS encoding D-2-hydroxyacid dehydrogenase family protein has product MAVQIAVIDDWQDVARDVVDWSVLNSLGEVTFVHEYPADNPTLAERLGRFEVICVMRERTRFDEDLLKRLPNLKLLVTGGMRNAALDMPAAARLGVKVCGTDSYKHAAPELTWALIMAATRNLVNEANALRAGQWQQGLGGDLHGKTLGILGLGSIGQRVAQFGQVFGMRVIAWSENLTAERAEQAGVTYVSKQQLFEQADVLSVHLVLSDRSRGLVDAQALDWMKPTALLVNTARGPIVDETALIKALQKQRIGGAALDVFDVEPLPALHPFRTLDNVLATPHVGYVSRQNYEQFFSQMIEDIRAWSAGEPIRLLN; this is encoded by the coding sequence ATGGCGGTGCAGATTGCGGTGATCGATGACTGGCAGGACGTGGCGCGTGACGTGGTCGACTGGTCGGTGCTGAACAGTCTCGGCGAAGTGACCTTCGTCCATGAGTACCCGGCGGACAACCCCACACTGGCCGAGCGCTTGGGCCGGTTCGAGGTGATTTGCGTGATGCGCGAACGCACGCGCTTCGATGAAGACCTGCTCAAGCGTTTGCCGAACCTGAAGTTGCTGGTCACCGGCGGCATGCGCAACGCAGCGCTGGACATGCCGGCCGCCGCCCGGCTAGGAGTCAAGGTCTGCGGCACCGACAGTTACAAGCATGCCGCACCGGAGCTGACCTGGGCGCTGATCATGGCCGCCACCCGTAATCTGGTTAATGAAGCCAATGCCCTGCGTGCCGGCCAATGGCAGCAAGGTCTGGGAGGCGACCTGCATGGCAAGACCCTCGGCATTCTAGGGCTCGGCAGTATCGGCCAACGGGTGGCGCAGTTCGGTCAGGTGTTCGGCATGCGTGTCATTGCGTGGAGCGAAAACCTGACCGCCGAGCGCGCCGAACAGGCCGGGGTCACGTATGTCAGCAAGCAGCAATTGTTCGAACAGGCCGACGTGCTATCGGTGCATCTGGTGCTCAGCGACCGCAGCCGTGGTCTGGTCGATGCCCAGGCGCTGGACTGGATGAAGCCGACCGCTCTGCTGGTCAACACCGCGCGCGGGCCGATTGTCGACGAAACGGCGCTGATCAAGGCGTTGCAGAAACAGCGCATCGGTGGTGCAGCTCTGGATGTGTTTGATGTAGAACCGCTGCCGGCGCTGCATCCGTTCCGCACGCTGGACAATGTACTGGCCACGCCTCATGTCGGATATGTCAGTCGCCAGAACTATGAACAATTTTTTTCGCAGATGATCGAGGACATTCGGGCCTGGTCGGCGGGAGAACCGATCCGCCTGCTGAATTGA